The nucleotide sequence GCCCTGCTCATCGGCTGGGATGACGGTCAGCGCAGACGCTATACTTACGGAGAACTCCGCAAAGCCTGTCCCTGCGTCACCTGTCGTAACGAAAAAAAACAGGCGGCCGCCGACCCGGTTAAACTCCCGATCCTCACCCCCCTCGAAGCCCGGCCCGTCCAGGTCGACAAGATGAGCCTCGCCGGCAATTACGCCTACCGCATCACCTTCAGCGACGGCCACAACACCGGGCTGTTTACCTTCGAACACCTCCGCGAACTGGGTGAAATCGTCGATTCGATCGAATGAACTTAGTTCAGCTTTCCTGTACAATTCACCTAATACCCGATCGGTTTTTTGCCATCGTTGTACTGAATCAGATAGTTGAGAGTTTCGGCTGGGATATCTGTTTTGAGTGTATGTACGACGCCAGACATTGTGACTGCCATAAATGTATCACCGGGAAGTTGGCCTAAGACTTTGATCGGATTCACTGGATCGAATGGCAAATCAGCCGGTTTCGTCCAGGGAACAGCCTTGTCCGGACCTGCTTTGACAAACATGATCGTTCTGGTCAATCCATCTTTGACAGAGATCTTATCTAAGGTCATGTCCAGGCTGCCATCGAAAGGCGTGCCCTCCCCCAGAAACGTCATATAAGTCGTATGGCCGGGCTGTGTGACTCCTTCACACTGATAAAAGGCGGGCATCTGCTTCAGTAATTTCATATTGTGAGGACTGTCCCAGGGCTCTCCCAGTTGAAATTGATCGTAGAGCTTTTTCTGACCCAGATAAGGCAGCAGATGGACGCGCCAGCTTAAGTTAAGTTTACCGTTTACAAAATGGGAACGAGTGGGGGGCAAAACCTTATTATGAGAAACAAAGTTATGGAACCCCATTCCGATTTTTCGCATGTTTTCCGTTTTCTTTTTGGCTTGTTCTGCTTTCTGAGATTCAGCTTCTTTTTGTTTTTGCTGATCCTCTTGATGGCTTTTGGCTTTGGTGTAAAACGTTTTGATCTGGTTGAATAAATCAGGCGTCTTTGAAATCTGATACTGCACAGTATTATTCTCGGCTTTGACTGTCACCGCGGGATAAATCTGCTTCCTGATTTCAGTGACAAATGCCGGAGCGCTCTCACGCAGGTTCGTCGCCATCTGTTCTTCAATCTGTTGTTTTAATTTCTGGGCAGCCACTGCATCCGCAAGCTGGATAGACGCCTTCACCACAATCGGATCTTCCATGCTGGCCTGCATTTTAAGGACCTTGGAACTGCTTATTAATTCTTTCCCAAAAGTAAAAAAAACGAGGCCCACGCTGGCAACACCGGGGAGACGATCCGACTCAAGCATCGGCTGGGGTAACATCACCATCTCGAACTGACCGTCCAGTGGCATCGACTGCAGTTGCGTAATGAAAGACTGGACCTGACTGCTTGGGGCCGGTTTTGAGGTGAATGGCAGCAGGCGAGCCAGTTGATAATCGGCGGCGATCAGGAAGGTTCGCGGGTCATGCTGTATGACATACTCTCCAATTTGTACTTTCACCGTTTCCAGTGGTACCGGTTTTGCGAACCTGACAGCAAACCAGTTGCTGGTACGCTCTGAGTTCCAGGTAACGATGGTCTCTATTTCTTCCAGTTTCCAATGCAGAATTGCTTCGACTCCAAATACTCGGATAAGCAAATTGGCTGTCTTCGGATCAATGACAGATCCATACCCCGCTGATTCCACAATCGATTTCGGATGCAGCATAAAAACGCCGTTACAGTCTTCCGACAGATAAGCCAGATGCAGCGGTCCGGTTGGTAAAGATCCCAATTCCCAGGGCTTGGCGTATTCTGTGGTGAGCGAATCAATCTCAATGCGATTCTTGTCGGCAGGTTGAACCAGATGTTTCCAGGTTTCAGCGTCGATATCCGGCTTTAACAGATAGGTATGCCCATCACAGAATAATGTCAGTATTCCGGATTTCACCGATCCGATCGCTTCTTTGGGAGAACGGGAATCGAGTCCCCCCGGTTTGGTCCAGATCACCGCGTGTTCGGGACCCGCATCGACAGCCATGACTGTGTTGACCATTCCGTCTTTGATATCGCGAAACTCAATACGCTTACCCCGTGGAAAGACAGACTGAAAACTGTCGGCTGAAGCATCGTTCGTACTTTCAAACACATGGAACCGCGTGAGGTTGGAATCCTGCTCCGCACCGGGAGCGAGATAGACATCAGGCATCGTTTTCGCAGCAGCCATATTAGTCGGACTGTCCCAGGCTTCATCTAGTTTGAAACGTTTAAAGAGCTCTGGTTCTCCCAGATACGGCAGCAGGTGAACCCGCCAGCTGACTTTTAACTGTCCATTTTCATCATAGTAACCAGGGGTTCTCTTAGGGTCTGGAACCAATCCCCTGTTACTTTCATAAAAATTATGGAAACTGAGTCCAATTTGCTTCAGCTTATTTTTAGCGTTGAAGAAATGCGCAGCTAACATTCTGGCTTCATCGACTTTGCCCGTTGCCGCCGGTGTGCTCGGAGAATTGTCTGCGGCAGGACTGGTCGCAGATGAAACGGCAGGAGGATTCTCTATCTCTCCGGTTTCAGAATCAACCAGGGAATCGGCTGTCGGCTGTGCTGCAGGACTCTGCGCGGTTGCAGCAGCTCCCTGCGGCTCTGCCACAGTCTGACCGGAGGGGAGCATCAGGAAAACGCCAACACCTGCCAGCAGAAGCAGGGCACCAATTCCAATCAGAATCTGCTTCCGTTTTCCATTCGCAGCTGCGGGCGTGGGAGTCGTCTGCTCTGCTTTTTTGGCGGGAGAGACTGTTCCGGTTGGCTTCTTCGGTGTGTTGGTGGTCGCGCTGGGGACCACCAGAGGAGCTTCGCACTGACGGCACTGAAATCGTTTCCCCGCCTTGTCGTCGCTGACCTGATATCCCTTGCCACACTTCTTGCATTTGAATCGAATAGCCATACCTGTCCCAAAATCATTAAGGAAGAGTTCAAGTTGCGGAAGATTCTGACCCGGGAGAGTCAGGTATATTGTGGTACATAAACCCACGGTAGATAAATGTGTATACAGATGCAAGCAGATACTTTCTCACAATCAGTTTTCCTGAAATCCCACTACTCAAAGTTCCTCTTGACGCCCCCACGGCGCTGGCGAAACTGCATCGCTATGCGTCGCGCGCATAGCACGTTTTTTCGCATACGACAGATCCGTGCTCCTGTTGAAATCAGCATTATAAAAGTCCCTCGTTTCAAGCAGATTTACCGGCAGCAGCCAATACGACTTAGTGGAAAACGGTCTTTTCTGTCCCCGTTTTGTCCCGCTTTCCACCACTTTTGCGACGAAACCCCCGCAACCCTGCACCTGATCCAGGTCATCCTCGCGCACATCGTCTTGACTCCTCTCTGCCCTTCTCCATAATCCACTTCAATCAGAACGTGAATGAAAAATGTGGTCTCCGTTACCAGGTTTTAAACAAACACAGGCCAAACCAATCTTAGCGGATATCACTCATTTCAGTGGAGATAAATCTCCCGAACGCATGCCCTTTGAGCAGTATCAGAGGTGACCGTTTTGTAACGATCGTATATCCGGCAAATTTTTGTGTCCTTTCGTGTTTTTCGTGGTAGCAAATAAACCCCCTTTTCTTCACATCTCTGAAAGACAATGCCTTTCAATTCGTATAAACTGGAATCAGGAGAGATCACAAATCCCACTCGAAAGCAATCGGATGCCGATTCACGCTAACATCTCGTTCCTTCGCATGAGCGTGTTCTGCGGTCTGCTGGCGCTGCTCTGTACCGTGTCCGCCTGCGATAAACTGGAATCGCCCATCAAGCGAAAGGTTTATCCCGAGTCCAACCTGAACCTGCGAGAGCTGATCCATGACGCTGTGGAAAAGGACCCGGCCGCATTGGAAGAGCTGGGATACGAATTCTCACAAGGCGGCTGCCCCGTCGGTTATCTCATTGAACTGGCACGGATCTCTCAGGACAAAACGGTCCCCGCTGCAGAGCGTCGTCTGGCGCTGGACTATCTGGCTTCGTCGTTTGAAAGGCTGCGATTTCAAAATCTCCAGTGGGACTGTATCGGTCAACTGGAAGAGTTAAGTCAGATCCTGGCCCCCGGCAAAGTCCTACCCGAGAATCGAGATCTGTTGGATCAGGTCTGGGTGAAATTACACACCAGAGAAGCCTGGGCAGCGTACATTGAGAAGTCGGCTGAAGAGCAGGATGAGATGCAGGAAGAAGCTATGGAAGGCTCAGAGCATGTTGTGACACTTTTGGGAGACGTTCGCTGGACACAGGGGAACTATGATCTCGCTCCCGTGAGCCAGATGACGCCGGATCAGCTTAAACATTCAATCAATCCATTTCAGTTTGAAGTTCGCAGCGAGTTCCTTTCCCAGGCCCTGCTCCGCACGCTGGTTACTGCCTGCCGGAATGAAACGGACAAAGACCGGAAACTGTTTTTACTGGGAGGCCTGGCTGCAACTCGTACTGATATCGCTTATCAGGAACTGCGGTATTACCGCGCAGAGACAGACGATCCGGAAATTATTGACTGGATCGACAGCTTGTACAATGACTACTACCTCCACCAGGGACTGGTGTTTGGTATCAGTATCCGCTTCCTTGACAAATTTATGACATTCGAGAACGTAACACCTGAGCAGCAGGCCCCTATCTGCAAGATCTATGCCAACTATTTTCAGGAAACGGTGCCGACGGATCCAGTCGAATTCGAAATCTGGTGGTCGAAGAAATGGGGGCAGATCGATATCGCCGCGTTCACGGCTGCTACAATTGAACTGGCTGCCAGAGATGAAGACACATTTGCAACGATCAGTGAGTTGATGTTAAATAACAATCACTTTTTCAATCAACCGGCTGTGATGGAGGCTTATCTCAAGTTGTACGAGTCAGAGAATATTTATGCTCGAGTAAGTGCCGCCCGTATTTTATGTCAGCTGGGTGACTTCCGCGGCGTTCCTTTTCTCATCGATGTTGCCTGTGATCAGATCGATCAGCCCGTCAACCTGTATACCCCGCACGCTCGCGGCCGGGCTTTATACACGCTGATCGAACTCGCCGGCGACAACTATTTCCGCAACCACACCCGCTGGACACGCTGGTGGAATGAAAATCAGGCAGCCGCCAGAGCCGCCCACCAGCCAGGCTGGTATCAACCGCGGTAAGCGGAAACCGGACTGGGTTTTGAACTGGAGTTGATTTGACGGTCACTGGAAATTCTGAACGATAAAATTTAGGGGCAGAGATGAGTTATTCGGTTCACAAGCAGGAATATGAGAATGTGATTTCCCTGTCGACATTCGATCGCTATCAGTACTTCTTAAATAAAGTCGCAGACTGGGAAGAAGTCTGGTCCGTTGGTGAAGGTGACGGCTGGCGCCTGATGCAGGATTCGACTGTCACACTCTGTGTCCCGGTCTGGCCGGCCCGAGCTTTTGCGGAAGCCTGTTGTCAGGGGCTCTGGTCTGCAGATACACCCAAAGCCATTTCTCTTTCCGACTGGATGACCAGATGGCTGCCTGGTATCGGGACTGATGGCAGAAAGGTCGCGGTGTTCCCGCTTGCTACCGATCAGGGAATGCTTCTGGACAGTGATCAACTCAACCAGGACTTGCAGGAAGTATTAGAGCAGTTTGAATAAGCCACGCTTGATTTCTTCTCAGCCATCTTCCCGGCAGTTTTTTGTGCCCTTTCGCATTTTTCGTGGTAGCTGAAATTCTGCTGTATCACACGTCGCAATACTTGTGTTAAAAAACTGTGAGCCTGTCTCACCCGGTATTGAGAAGTAGATCGTTTTGTTGTGTAATAGATACGGTATCAAAAACGTCGCGGAGTTTTGCCGCACAGGTCAAGCGGGAAGTAATCTTCTCTACGTTGGCGAAAGTGAGACCGCCTTGCTATACGAAATTCGGGAAGAAGACGGCTGGTTCAAACTGTTTCTCAATAAGAAAAACGGGTTGAAATTCAAAAAGGCGTTTTCCGAACGGCGCTCTGCCGAATGGTTTGTGAAACGATATCTGACACACTGCTGTCTGGAGCAGAACCGCGTCTACAAAACCGTGGGTTCAGGCGGCTTAAGTGGTGGCGGATCCATGCATGGCCGAGGCTGGAACGGAGTTCCCCACTCTGGCAGACCACCAGCCGGGACCATCGTCGTCTGTCCTGAATGCCGGGCAAAACATCAGGTGTCCTACAATCAGATGATCTCAATCAGGCCGATGGTGCTGGAACTGATTCCGGAATGATCACGGCCCTTTTTGTCGCCGTCTCTCCAGGTGCCGAGTCGAACTACCGGACTGCTGCAGTAACTGCTGCAGACGGAACGGGAGAGACATACAGTCGGATCGAAATGGGAATCAGGCTGCCAGCGGGGGTTTCCAGATCTGCCAGTTCAATGCTGTCAGTCGTCTGAACGATGTTATCCGGCGTTCTCAGCTTCACGCGACCGTAAGGTAGTGGCCCGGTTTCAGTAATCGCTTTATAAGAAGTGCACGATACCGACCCGCCCGTTTTGTCATTTTTGGAAGTCGTTGTGAAAATGAGGCCGTACCCTGTTTCGCCCCCTTCCAGTTTTAACTTATCTGAGACTTCCAGACTGATCAGCATTCGAACATGATTGTGACGAACAGCAGGGGAATCATTCGGATCACCATAAGTGCCATATTTCTTCTGACCAAAATAAAGAGATAACGCATTGATTTGACTGTGAGTGATCTCGAACTCAATTTTAGTATCAGAAGCAGAACGCAACTGGACGACCTGCGCAGTCTCAGCCTGGGAATCGTCGCTGTGAAAACTGCAACTGCTGAAACAGAGCAGCATTAACAGTATCCCACCAACCGCAGGCAAGCGTGGTTCAATCTCTCGCATCCCATCTTCTCGCATAGAACAATCCAGTTTTAAAGGAACGCCGCACATCTGCAACCAGCGACCGTGAACGCCGGAGCCTTTTGAAGCAGGAGCAGGCGACTGAACCATTACGATACTCTGCCCCGCCATGCGAAGCAAACGATTTCTCTCGAATCAGCACAGTGTTCTCTGCAGAGGAGACGTGTTCGGCCAGAGTGTTTTGCGAGCGTTTTCGTGTGTTTCGTGGCAGCAATAAAATCATGAATTATCTGCACTTCTGTAAATCAGTGCTTGAAATCCGATTTAGAGATGGGTATTTATGATACAGGTGTCAATCCCGTGAGCGGGCCTTTAATCAACACGGAGAAGCACACATGGCAGCATCCGGCTGGCTTTATTATTGTACGTATACAGACGATGTGAATATCAGTCTGCAGCAACTGCGTCAAACCGTGTTTGACCGCCGCGAGTTCACGCTGCCTGGCGACGTGATTGACGGGACCGACGCTGCCACCCTGGCGAAGTCCGCGCCGCCGACCAGTGATCTGCAGAAACTGCTCAAGATCAGCCAGGAGCTGGACCAGGCACTCAAAGGGCTGGGCTTTGATACCGCTGACTCCGAGCAGCAGACCCGCGATGTCGGCAGGCTACTCGAACAGGTCGACAAGAAAGGCTTCGTCTTCGCCGCCCGGGAAGCCCTGGAAAGCAGCAGCACCCCTCCCGCCACGATTGACGAACTCATTGCACAGTGCGCCGAAGCCGGCACGCATTCGATCCTCGACATCCAGCAAATCTCCCCCACCCCGCAATCAGGCGCCGCGACCGCTCTCAGCGACGACCAGCTCCAGACCCTCTTCGGCACCATCCAACCCACCAGAGACATGATCCAGTCAGCCGAGCAGTCCGGCAAATTGCACACTCACTGCGAGCGCTGGAGGGCTGTCTTTCTAACCGTGTATGAAGCAGGCCAGCCAGTAGAATATGTGTTTGTGGGCGTCAGCGGGGATTAGGTTACGGCAAACTATCAAGCTCGATTCTCAATCTTCTCACGTAATCGGGTGGCACTGTTGGCTCGTATTTAGACCGGACACAAGCCAACAGTGCCACCCCGCCCTCCCTCATCTGGAACCGTTTGTTTGCGATTTCATATATTCGAGGCCTTGTTTTGCCTGCTTGAGTTCGGGATCGATATGAAGTGCCTCTTCAAAATGAAATTTCGCCTGACTGAAATTCTGCTGGAACAGATAAATCACGCCTAGATTATTATGGGCGGAAGCATGTCGCGGGTTGATCTCGAGTGCCCGCTGAAACGCAGCAATCGCCTCCGGCTGACGGCCCGCCTTTAAATCAATGAGTCCCAGATTATACCAGGCGCTGTCGAAACCCGGGGCGTGTTGCAGCGTGGCTTCATACAATTCGCGGGCCTTGTCCAGATCGCCTCGGCTTTCCCAGATTCTGCCCAGCGTAAAATAGGCGGGGGCATATTGCGGGTTGATTTCGATCGAACGCTGCAGTTTCTGGACGGCTTCATCGGTCTGGCCCATCTCGCGCAGGAGACTTCCCCACTTCTCATAGACAATGTGATTCTGAGGCAGCAACCGGGCGCTCGCTTCAAAGTGCCGTAATGAGGCCTGCAGATCTTTCCGCTCCCACAATGCAACCGCCAGCATCTGGTGCATCCTGCCATTCTCTTCCGTCACCGCCAGTCCATGCGAGTAGAGCGCCACATTATCGCCCCAGAGTGCCGTCTGCTGAAATGCAGTGAGTGTCAGCAGCAGGATCGAGAGCGCCGTGATCATCGGCAGCACCAGCTTCCGCAGCGTACTATCCC is from Gimesia maris and encodes:
- a CDS encoding DUF971 domain-containing protein — encoded protein: MDPTPIELKKLEGENALLIGWDDGQRRRYTYGELRKACPCVTCRNEKKQAAADPVKLPILTPLEARPVQVDKMSLAGNYAYRITFSDGHNTGLFTFEHLRELGEIVDSIE
- a CDS encoding DUF1559 family PulG-like putative transporter, whose amino-acid sequence is MAIRFKCKKCGKGYQVSDDKAGKRFQCRQCEAPLVVPSATTNTPKKPTGTVSPAKKAEQTTPTPAAANGKRKQILIGIGALLLLAGVGVFLMLPSGQTVAEPQGAAATAQSPAAQPTADSLVDSETGEIENPPAVSSATSPAADNSPSTPAATGKVDEARMLAAHFFNAKNKLKQIGLSFHNFYESNRGLVPDPKRTPGYYDENGQLKVSWRVHLLPYLGEPELFKRFKLDEAWDSPTNMAAAKTMPDVYLAPGAEQDSNLTRFHVFESTNDASADSFQSVFPRGKRIEFRDIKDGMVNTVMAVDAGPEHAVIWTKPGGLDSRSPKEAIGSVKSGILTLFCDGHTYLLKPDIDAETWKHLVQPADKNRIEIDSLTTEYAKPWELGSLPTGPLHLAYLSEDCNGVFMLHPKSIVESAGYGSVIDPKTANLLIRVFGVEAILHWKLEEIETIVTWNSERTSNWFAVRFAKPVPLETVKVQIGEYVIQHDPRTFLIAADYQLARLLPFTSKPAPSSQVQSFITQLQSMPLDGQFEMVMLPQPMLESDRLPGVASVGLVFFTFGKELISSSKVLKMQASMEDPIVVKASIQLADAVAAQKLKQQIEEQMATNLRESAPAFVTEIRKQIYPAVTVKAENNTVQYQISKTPDLFNQIKTFYTKAKSHQEDQQKQKEAESQKAEQAKKKTENMRKIGMGFHNFVSHNKVLPPTRSHFVNGKLNLSWRVHLLPYLGQKKLYDQFQLGEPWDSPHNMKLLKQMPAFYQCEGVTQPGHTTYMTFLGEGTPFDGSLDMTLDKISVKDGLTRTIMFVKAGPDKAVPWTKPADLPFDPVNPIKVLGQLPGDTFMAVTMSGVVHTLKTDIPAETLNYLIQYNDGKKPIGY
- a CDS encoding DUF2750 domain-containing protein; its protein translation is MSYSVHKQEYENVISLSTFDRYQYFLNKVADWEEVWSVGEGDGWRLMQDSTVTLCVPVWPARAFAEACCQGLWSADTPKAISLSDWMTRWLPGIGTDGRKVAVFPLATDQGMLLDSDQLNQDLQEVLEQFE